A window of Pelagicoccus enzymogenes genomic DNA:
ATCGAAAGAGTCGACTCTCACCAACTCTCCCTTGTCCAGAAATCCGCTACGCGAGTACGCCTCGAACTTGCGCCCTTCGACGATAACGTAACCCGTTGGCGAAAGCGCCGTAGCCGTGGTGCCCTGCTTTCCCACCCAATCGCTTTCGCAAACGTCCGACTGGCTTTTGCCGGTCACCTGGTCTTGCAAGAAAAACTTCTTTCCCGCAGCAGTCTTGGGCAGAACCTTGAACTCGAACCAGAGGCACGCCACCACCCCAACCAGGCCCACGCCAAATACAATAATAGCCCCTTCCATGGAATAGCTCTCGTAGGCGAATCCTACAGCCGCCAACAAGCTGATGCCGCCAAAGATTCCCACGATACCGCCGGGAATGAAAATTTCCAAGGCGATGAGGGCGAAACCCAAAATCAAAAGTCCGATGATTACGCTCATGAGTCGGCGATCTCCACAATGTATCCAAAATCCGACTTCGACACAACCCGCACCTGCGTACCCCTGTCGGCGGACCCGAAATTGAGCTTGGCGTCGTAACGCCGTCCGTCGATTTCGATTTCGCCGCTTGGCATGAGGTCCGACACGGCAACTGCCACGGCCCCGACAAGGCTCGATTCCGCCGAGGAAGCGCTTACTCCCTCCACGTCACCACCGAGTCCCGCGACCGACTCCTTCAACACCAAGCGGTCCCAGAGAAAGGTTTTCGGCAAAAAGCGAGCAAGGACCAAGACCCCGACCACTCCCATAAGAACGCCTCCCACCAAGTTCTGGACTGGCTTCTCGAACATCTCCCAACTCCAAGTGAAATCCGGAGTTTCCGAGGGCCAAATGTCGGCCATGGCCCAGACCAAACTGACTAGCATCATGATGAATCCGGGAATTGCGAAGAACAGGGTTCCGGGAGCCACGAAAACTTCCAGGAAGAGCAGTGCGACACCTATGATAAATAACAGCAGCGGCTCATGCCCAGACAGACCCGCCACATTGTGGCCAAAGATCGCGATCAAGAAAAAGACTACTCCGACGATGCCAAACACCCCGAAGCCCGGCGTTTGGAATTCCACGTAAACGCTGATCACCGCAACCGCTAGGAGAAACGGCGCCAAGCCAACGATGAATTCCGCCAAACTCAAGGACCAGGTCGCCTCGAATCGAGTGATCACTGGATCCGTATCCACTGCCAAGCTACTAATCAACTTGTCGAGATCGTCAACGATGCCCGATCCAAGCAAGGGCATCGGCGGATCCCCGTACACCTCGTGAGCCCGCTTAGCAGTCAGGTTCAGCAGCTCGCCTTTGGGAGAAATGACCTCTTCACCGATCTTGAACTCGAACTCTGGATCCATCATCGCTCGGATCACCTCGCTGCGGAAGGCGTACTGGTCCGTATAAGCTTCCATCTTCGCGTTCAGATAGGACATCAGTTTTCGTTTCATCGACTCGTTGATGTCCTCTCCCTGCCCCGTAACTGGCTCCGCGCTGCCGATGACCGCCTTGGAGGTGAAGTAAATCTCGTTCGTCACCGCTGCGATAATCGCTCCCGCCGAAATAGCTTCGTCGTTCACATAGGTGATCGTTTTACCGGGAAAACGGTCGAGAACCTCCATGATCTCCAAAGTAGAATCGAGACGCCCTCCCGGAGTGTTCATATCCAGCACCACGGTGCCGTAGCCTTCCGCAATCGCTGTCTTCACGCTCCCGCGAATGGCATACAAGGTCGTCGGCCCGATCGGCCCCTCGACTGGAACCACATAAAATTTGGCCGACTCCTCTCCCCCATCCTTCGCCGGGGCATTGGCAGACTCGACAGCCTCCGGTTCCTCGACTGCCACTTGAGCCGAGACGATCGAATTCGTGATTGATGCCCACAAACCGAGGCAAATCAGGGTACAGCAACGAATTATCATGGGTAGGGAAATAGTGTCGCCTAGAAATACGAAATGCAAGACCCAGCCGTTGCAGTTCTCTTTCCTAAACTTTTGATTTCCAAAATACAGCAAAACGCACTTTGATTCCACAGCACTAACATGGAGGAAATAGAGTACCTAGGAGAAACGATCTATCGCTGGGCTGTCGGAGCCTCGACCTACCTGGCCGCTCCCCGAAGAGGAGCTCGCCTGATGAATTGGAACCTCAGTTACGCCGACGGTACCTTCCGCGACATCATTCACTGGCCAGACATCGACTCCATCGACAAACTGGTAAAAGCGCGCGGCGGCAACCCCATCCTCTTCCCCTTTTCGGCCCGAACCTATTCAAAAGGTGAAATCCAGAAGTGGGTAGCTCCATCCGGCAAGACGCTGCCGATGCCCATGCATGGTTTCGCCCGCCAAAACGCCTTCGAAATCACTCGCGTCGACAAGACCGGATTCGCCGCAAAACTCGTACAGGACAAGGTAGCGAAAGAGGCCTACCCGTTCGACTACGACTTCGAGGTCATCTACCGCTTCCAGGAAAAAGAATTCAGCGTGGAGCTCCGCCTTTCCAACCATGGCAAAGAAAGCATTCCTTGGTCCGCTGGGCACCATTTTTACTTCACAATACCCTGGCTCGACGGCACGACACGCGACGACTACAGCTTGCGCATACCAGCCAAAAAAGCAGTTCGCCACGCCCCCAACGGCAGCCTCGATCCCGTGAAAGGCCACAAGAAAACGGAATCGATCGCAAATCCATCGATCGTGGACCGTATCCATTACCAGCTTACAGACTCGCTTGTGGAATGCATCTGCAAGCAGGACGACTCGCGCCTCAAAATCGAGATCGGAACGCAAGCGACTCCAAATCCAGGATACGCGCTGGTGACTTGGACCGAATCCGACAAGTCCCCCTTCTTCTGCATCGAACCCTGGATGGGACCCCCCAACGCTCCAGAAAACGAAATCGGCCTTCACCAAGTCGGCCCAGGCGAGACGCAAGCCTTCTCGGTGACGGTGTCGGTAGAGTGAGGTAGCGTCCGCTGTCCCAGCGGGCATTCCTATGCCATCGACCCACTGGGACAGTGGGCCCTACCTCTCAAAAACACAAAAAACCGCCCTGCTCGCACAGGACGGTTTTCTAAATTACAGCTAAAATCGGATTCGCTTAGGCGTAGATCTCGCCCTCGGCAAAGAAGCGCTTGAGCTCCGCAGCAGCGGTCTCAGGGCCGTCGGATGCGTGAACGACGTTGCGCATCATATCGGTGCCGAAGTCTCCACGGATCGTACCAGCTGGAGCCTTGGTCGAATCCGTTGGGCCAAGCAGCTCGCGCACCCGTGCGATCACGTTCTCGCCCTGCAAAGCGACGAAGATCACGGGACGGGAGCTCATGAAAGCTTCGATTTCCGGGAAGAAGGGCTTGTCCGCCACATGGGCGTAGTGCTCGCGCAAGATCTCAGAGCCAAGCTTGGACATCTTGCTCGCTACGATCGCAAAACCTTCTTTTTCGAAACGGGAGAGCACTTGGCCAGCGAGGCCCTTTTCCATGCAGTCCGGCTTCAGGATGATGAATGTTTTTTCCATTTTGTATTCAGTTAAAGGGAGGAGGGAAACGTATCTAAGGCTCCACTACACGGAGCGGAAGATAAGGGAGGCGTTTTGCCCGCCGAAGCCCAAGCTGTTGCTCATGGTGATGCTTAGCTTCGCTTCGCGAGCTTCGTTCGGCACGTAGTCGAGATCGCAATCCGGATCCGGCGTCTGCAAGTTCATAGTCGGAGCGACCTTGCCCTCTTGCAGCATCTTCGCGCAAGCCACGGACTCGATTCCCCCTGCCGCGCCGAGCAGGTGCCCAGTCATGGACTTGGTGGAGCTGATCATAAGCTTGTCCGCATGAGCGCCGAAAAGACCGCGAACCGCCGCCGTTTCGAACTTGTCGTTGTAAGGAGTCGAGGTGCCGTGAGCGTTGATGTACTCGACTTGCTCCGCGTTGAGGTTGGCGGACTTGAGAGCCCGCTTCATGGCCGAAATGAGGCCCTTTCCTTCCGGATGCGGGGCAGTGATGTGGTTAGCGTCACAAGATGCACCGTAGCCGGCAACCTCGCATATGATATTCGCGCCCCGCTTCTTGGCGTGCTCCAGAGATTCGATAACGATGATTCCAGCGCCCTCGCCCATTACGAATCCATCACGTCCAGAATCGAACGGACGGCTGGCATGCTCTGGGTCGTCGTTATTGGTCGACATGGCCTTCATCGAGCAGAAGCCCGCGAAGGATAGCGGAGTGATCGTCGCCTCGCTTCCGCCACAGATCATAACGTCCGCTTCGCCAAGTCGGATGGTCTTGAGAGCCTCGCCGATGGCGTGGGCTCCGGTGGCGCAAGCGCTGACGATGGAGAAGTTAGGTCCCATGGCTCCGTACTCGATAGCGAGCACGCCAGATGCCATGTTGGAAATAAGGGCGGGGATCAGGAAAGGCGAAACCTTGCGCGGTCCGCTCTCGAGGAGCTTTTTCGCGTTTTGCTCCATAGTATCCATTCCTCCGATACCGGAACCGACGAATACACCGATACGCTCGGGGTCCTCCTTGTCGAACTCGAGTCCCGATTGGGCGACCGCTTCTTTCGCCGCCGCGAAGGCGAACTGCACGAAGCGGTCGTTGCGACGCGCTTCCTTGGGATCCATAGCGGCAGCGGGATCGAAGTCGCGCACTTGCCCGCCGATCTTGCAGGTAAACTTCTCCGTGTCGAAGGCGTCGACGCGGCTGATACCGTTCTTGCCCGCGATCAGGCCATTGAAGAAGCTATCGACATCCAAGCCGATAGGGGTGATGGCGCCCAGGCCAGTCACTACCACTCTTTGATTATCCGGCAATTCGCTCATAGAATGCTGTGGTTTTTGTACGAAAAAGTCGCTTGAAGCAAAGACTTCCAAGCGACCCTTGTCGAAAATTGAATTTTAAGCTCGGTCGCTTACGCGCCAGCCTTGCCGTTGATGTAGCTGATTACATCGCCAACAGTCTGCAGCTTTTCAGCGTCGGACTCAGGAATCTCACCGTCGATCTCGTCCTTGAACTCTTCTTCGAAGGCCATGATCAGCTCGACTGTATCGAGAGAGTCAGCGCCCAAGTCGTCGAGGAAAGATGCACCCGGAGTGATCTGCTCTTCATTCACGTTGAGCTGGTTTACGATGATCTCGGAGACCCGTTGTTCGATTGTTTTTTCGTCAGCCATTTTCGGTCAAAAAATAAGTTATAAAATCCACGAGGGATCACATCGCCATGCCGCCGTCAACGGTAAAAACTTGGCCCGTGATATAATTAGCTTCTTCCGACGCTAAGTACGTGACCATGTTGGCGATATCCGACGCTTCCCCCATGCGCTTGAGAGGAATTT
This region includes:
- a CDS encoding NfeD family protein, with translation MSVIIGLLILGFALIALEIFIPGGIVGIFGGISLLAAVGFAYESYSMEGAIIVFGVGLVGVVACLWFEFKVLPKTAAGKKFFLQDQVTGKSQSDVCESDWVGKQGTTATALSPTGYVIVEGRKFEAYSRSGFLDKGELVRVDSFDQFKVTVSKV
- the fabF gene encoding beta-ketoacyl-ACP synthase II produces the protein MSELPDNQRVVVTGLGAITPIGLDVDSFFNGLIAGKNGISRVDAFDTEKFTCKIGGQVRDFDPAAAMDPKEARRNDRFVQFAFAAAKEAVAQSGLEFDKEDPERIGVFVGSGIGGMDTMEQNAKKLLESGPRKVSPFLIPALISNMASGVLAIEYGAMGPNFSIVSACATGAHAIGEALKTIRLGEADVMICGGSEATITPLSFAGFCSMKAMSTNNDDPEHASRPFDSGRDGFVMGEGAGIIVIESLEHAKKRGANIICEVAGYGASCDANHITAPHPEGKGLISAMKRALKSANLNAEQVEYINAHGTSTPYNDKFETAAVRGLFGAHADKLMISSTKSMTGHLLGAAGGIESVACAKMLQEGKVAPTMNLQTPDPDCDLDYVPNEAREAKLSITMSNSLGFGGQNASLIFRSV
- a CDS encoding aldose epimerase; this translates as MEEIEYLGETIYRWAVGASTYLAAPRRGARLMNWNLSYADGTFRDIIHWPDIDSIDKLVKARGGNPILFPFSARTYSKGEIQKWVAPSGKTLPMPMHGFARQNAFEITRVDKTGFAAKLVQDKVAKEAYPFDYDFEVIYRFQEKEFSVELRLSNHGKESIPWSAGHHFYFTIPWLDGTTRDDYSLRIPAKKAVRHAPNGSLDPVKGHKKTESIANPSIVDRIHYQLTDSLVECICKQDDSRLKIEIGTQATPNPGYALVTWTESDKSPFFCIEPWMGPPNAPENEIGLHQVGPGETQAFSVTVSVE
- the acpP gene encoding acyl carrier protein, with protein sequence MADEKTIEQRVSEIIVNQLNVNEEQITPGASFLDDLGADSLDTVELIMAFEEEFKDEIDGEIPESDAEKLQTVGDVISYINGKAGA
- a CDS encoding NfeD family protein, producing MIIRCCTLICLGLWASITNSIVSAQVAVEEPEAVESANAPAKDGGEESAKFYVVPVEGPIGPTTLYAIRGSVKTAIAEGYGTVVLDMNTPGGRLDSTLEIMEVLDRFPGKTITYVNDEAISAGAIIAAVTNEIYFTSKAVIGSAEPVTGQGEDINESMKRKLMSYLNAKMEAYTDQYAFRSEVIRAMMDPEFEFKIGEEVISPKGELLNLTAKRAHEVYGDPPMPLLGSGIVDDLDKLISSLAVDTDPVITRFEATWSLSLAEFIVGLAPFLLAVAVISVYVEFQTPGFGVFGIVGVVFFLIAIFGHNVAGLSGHEPLLLFIIGVALLFLEVFVAPGTLFFAIPGFIMMLVSLVWAMADIWPSETPDFTWSWEMFEKPVQNLVGGVLMGVVGVLVLARFLPKTFLWDRLVLKESVAGLGGDVEGVSASSAESSLVGAVAVAVSDLMPSGEIEIDGRRYDAKLNFGSADRGTQVRVVSKSDFGYIVEIADS
- the ndk gene encoding nucleoside-diphosphate kinase; amino-acid sequence: MEKTFIILKPDCMEKGLAGQVLSRFEKEGFAIVASKMSKLGSEILREHYAHVADKPFFPEIEAFMSSRPVIFVALQGENVIARVRELLGPTDSTKAPAGTIRGDFGTDMMRNVVHASDGPETAAAELKRFFAEGEIYA